In Miniphocaeibacter halophilus, the following proteins share a genomic window:
- the nudC gene encoding NAD(+) diphosphatase, with protein MINDICPHVFNNEYKNIKPKKEDIALIYNKEKILLKKENNTIIYPTIEEIKEKNIKYTFLFTIDNRNYFLAENVDTSKLKEYSLHSNFILRKTKPTYLSFAGITGYQLNTWYNNTKYCGKCGSKMYHSENSRSMVCSNCNDIRYPFLAPAVIVGIINKDKLLVTKYNRSKYKNYALVAGYAEIGENIEDTVRREVMEEVGLNVKNITYYKSQPWSFSCSLLFGFFCELDGSDEIVLDKNELSMAKWVTREELYNSPDLISLTAEMIQMFKDNRVKFR; from the coding sequence ATGATTAACGATATTTGTCCTCATGTTTTTAATAATGAATACAAAAATATAAAACCTAAAAAAGAGGATATAGCATTAATTTATAATAAGGAAAAAATTCTATTAAAAAAAGAAAATAACACTATAATTTATCCAACAATAGAAGAAATAAAAGAGAAAAACATAAAATATACATTCTTATTTACAATTGACAATAGGAACTATTTTTTAGCAGAAAATGTAGATACGAGTAAACTAAAAGAATATTCCCTACACTCAAATTTCATTTTAAGAAAAACAAAGCCCACATACTTATCCTTTGCTGGAATAACAGGATATCAACTTAATACATGGTACAACAACACGAAGTATTGTGGTAAGTGTGGCAGCAAAATGTACCATAGTGAAAATTCCAGGTCTATGGTATGTAGTAATTGTAATGACATTAGGTATCCTTTTTTAGCTCCTGCTGTTATAGTTGGTATAATAAATAAAGACAAATTATTGGTTACTAAATATAATAGAAGTAAATATAAAAACTATGCCCTAGTAGCAGGTTATGCAGAAATTGGTGAAAATATAGAAGATACAGTACGTCGTGAAGTAATGGAAGAAGTTGGACTAAATGTAAAAAATATTACATACTATAAAAGTCAACCTTGGAGTTTTTCCTGCTCCCTATTATTTGGATTTTTCTGTGAACTAGACGGCTCTGACGAAATAGTATTGGACAAAAATGAACTTTCTATGGCTAAATGGGTTACTAGGGAGGAATTGTATAATAGCCCTGACTTAATTAGTTTAACAGCTGAAATGATACAAATGTTTAAAGATAATAGAGTAAAGTTTAGGTGA
- a CDS encoding DUF998 domain-containing protein: MNLRKNGFYFMIIAIISELILPFVLGYFVADFNQIVNVISKFGETEGFVNIVFKIWEITNGILFFMAIPAFFTRFSNTSKKLAKYLSISIGVFSLGDCILTGLFDNSMLNFKIINIGKLIHGSASFMAFVAIIIGILILGRLYSLEKNKKMVNITIINFILVGIFMVLFAVSKFEFFYIIAGRYRGLWQKLSLLFTFLPFFIVAVNGVVDKTLIRNN; encoded by the coding sequence TTGAATTTAAGAAAAAATGGATTTTATTTTATGATTATAGCAATAATAAGTGAATTAATTCTACCTTTTGTTCTTGGTTATTTTGTTGCAGACTTTAATCAAATAGTAAATGTAATAAGTAAATTTGGCGAAACAGAGGGTTTTGTAAATATAGTTTTTAAAATATGGGAAATTACAAATGGTATTTTGTTTTTTATGGCAATACCGGCATTTTTTACTAGATTTAGTAACACTTCAAAAAAACTGGCTAAATACTTAAGTATATCAATAGGGGTATTTTCCTTAGGAGATTGTATTCTTACAGGATTATTTGATAATTCCATGTTGAATTTTAAAATTATTAATATAGGAAAGTTAATTCATGGTTCAGCTTCCTTTATGGCTTTTGTAGCTATAATTATAGGAATTTTAATATTAGGAAGATTATATAGTTTAGAAAAGAATAAGAAAATGGTAAATATAACAATTATAAATTTTATATTAGTAGGAATCTTTATGGTTTTGTTTGCAGTTTCTAAATTTGAGTTTTTCTATATTATTGCCGGTAGATACAGGGGCTTGTGGCAGAAACTCTCCTTATTATTTACTTTCTTACCATTTTTTATAGTAGCTGTAAATGGAGTAGTAGATAAAACATTGATTAGAAACAATTAA
- a CDS encoding GNAT family N-acetyltransferase, which yields MEIEIISNENKLWNKVINYADNCSWVAGKFLAINMRKNNFTSWERVIAVIDNNNIIGFSTLTKKDGNPNLEYGPFIGFVFVDEKYRGNRISEEMINTGLEYFKLLNFNEAYIISEESGLYEKYGFKVVQEKQNNFGNIEKIFKKEL from the coding sequence ATGGAAATAGAAATTATTAGCAATGAGAATAAATTATGGAATAAAGTTATAAATTATGCTGATAATTGTTCTTGGGTGGCAGGGAAATTCCTAGCTATTAATATGAGAAAAAACAATTTTACAAGTTGGGAAAGAGTAATAGCTGTTATAGATAATAACAATATTATAGGATTTTCTACTCTAACAAAAAAAGATGGAAATCCCAATTTAGAGTACGGTCCTTTTATAGGTTTTGTCTTTGTAGATGAAAAATACCGTGGCAATAGAATAAGTGAAGAGATGATAAATACAGGACTAGAATATTTTAAACTACTAAACTTCAATGAGGCTTACATTATAAGTGAAGAAAGTGGTTTATATGAAAAATATGGATTTAAGGTAGTTCAAGAAAAACAGAATAATTTTGGCAATATTGAAAAAATTTTCAAAAAGGAATTGTAG
- a CDS encoding lipoate--protein ligase, with the protein MIVIENNNLDPAYNHALEEYLFNNFKEDIFIIWRNRPCILLGRNQNIYKEVNIDYCIENNMDIVRRLSGGGTIYCDLEIIQYTFITREREGNSFSYFTKPIIDSLDKLGLKGEFTGRNDLIIDGKKFSGNAQYHSNGKVLHHGSILYGGNMENMKKALRPNPLKFVGKNVNSVSARVGMLKNEMDLSVTEFMDHIKKTVLEDFKINKISKIDEKTEDEILKIKTKRFASDNWNYGKSPKCGIKHSVKHNFGIVEYGVSLANGVVDDIIINGDFFGKDDIKKFSERLVGLRFTEKDFKNALYTNKISDYIDGMTSEIFINDIFKRESIERSNILIEDINCKKECL; encoded by the coding sequence ATGATAGTTATAGAAAATAATAATTTGGATCCGGCATATAATCATGCTTTAGAAGAGTATTTATTTAATAATTTCAAGGAAGATATTTTTATAATATGGAGAAATAGACCATGTATTCTTTTAGGGCGTAATCAAAATATATATAAGGAAGTAAATATTGACTACTGTATTGAAAACAATATGGATATTGTAAGAAGACTTTCCGGAGGAGGCACAATTTATTGTGATTTAGAAATAATCCAATATACTTTTATTACAAGGGAAAGGGAGGGGAATTCCTTTAGTTATTTTACAAAACCTATAATCGACTCTTTAGATAAACTTGGCTTAAAGGGAGAGTTTACAGGTAGAAATGACCTTATAATTGACGGAAAGAAGTTTTCAGGAAATGCACAATATCATAGTAATGGGAAGGTTCTTCATCATGGTTCAATACTGTATGGTGGGAACATGGAAAATATGAAAAAGGCCCTTAGACCAAATCCATTAAAATTTGTTGGTAAAAATGTTAATTCTGTTTCAGCTAGAGTTGGAATGTTAAAAAACGAAATGGATTTATCGGTTACAGAATTTATGGACCATATTAAAAAAACGGTCTTAGAAGATTTTAAAATTAATAAAATAAGCAAAATAGATGAAAAAACAGAAGATGAAATTTTAAAAATAAAAACTAAAAGATTTGCTTCAGATAATTGGAATTATGGGAAAAGTCCAAAATGCGGTATAAAACACTCTGTTAAGCATAACTTTGGCATTGTAGAATACGGAGTATCCCTTGCTAATGGAGTAGTTGACGATATTATAATCAATGGGGATTTCTTTGGTAAAGACGATATAAAGAAATTTTCTGAAAGGCTAGTAGGTCTTAGATTTACAGAAAAAGATTTTAAAAATGCCCTATATACCAATAAAATATCCGATTATATTGATGGGATGACATCTGAAATTTTCATTAACGATATTTTTAAAAGAGAAAGTATTGAAAGAAGCAATATTTTAATAGAGGATATTAATTGTAAGAAGGAGTGTCTATGA
- a CDS encoding lipoate--protein ligase: MIVVNSPYNRIAYNLAVENYVFNNYDDDIFMVWRNQPCVVIGRNQNIYKEVNIKYCEENNIEIVRRLSGGGAVFQDMEVIQYSFITKEREGNSFEYFTKPVLIALEKLGLHGEFTGRNDLVIDGKKFSGNAQYHRHGKVLHHGTILFGGNLEHLKNALKPNPLKFVGKNVKSVSSRVGRLKDEIDLTPQEFMDHLNKTVMEVFNIDHITEPNEEEKKKIEEIVSEKFGNDNWNYGMTPKFQIELAEKHDFGIVEYGISLDKGKVSKFVITGDFFSNDEVDKLTEKFIGLNFTESEFKKALEGVNVGFYIIGMTEEIFIKDLFKER; the protein is encoded by the coding sequence ATGATAGTTGTAAATAGTCCATATAATAGAATTGCATATAATCTAGCTGTTGAAAACTATGTTTTTAATAATTATGATGATGATATTTTTATGGTGTGGAGAAATCAACCTTGTGTTGTAATTGGTAGAAACCAAAATATATATAAGGAAGTAAATATTAAATACTGTGAAGAAAACAATATTGAAATAGTAAGGCGACTTTCAGGTGGGGGAGCGGTTTTTCAGGATATGGAAGTTATTCAATACAGCTTTATTACAAAGGAAAGGGAAGGAAATTCCTTTGAATATTTTACCAAGCCTGTTCTTATAGCCTTAGAAAAACTTGGACTACATGGAGAATTTACAGGAAGAAATGATTTAGTTATAGATGGTAAGAAGTTTTCCGGTAATGCTCAATACCATAGACATGGTAAAGTATTACATCATGGAACAATACTTTTTGGTGGAAATTTAGAACATTTAAAAAATGCTTTAAAGCCAAACCCTTTGAAATTCGTTGGTAAAAACGTTAAGTCCGTATCTTCAAGAGTAGGAAGACTAAAGGATGAAATAGATTTAACGCCACAGGAATTTATGGACCATTTAAATAAAACTGTAATGGAAGTATTTAATATTGACCATATTACAGAGCCAAATGAAGAGGAAAAGAAAAAAATAGAGGAAATTGTTTCTGAAAAATTTGGTAACGATAATTGGAATTATGGAATGACTCCGAAATTTCAAATTGAACTTGCTGAAAAACACGACTTTGGCATAGTTGAATATGGAATATCCTTAGACAAGGGTAAGGTAAGTAAATTTGTCATAACAGGTGACTTTTTTAGCAACGATGAAGTTGACAAGTTAACTGAAAAATTCATAGGATTAAATTTTACAGAAAGTGAATTTAAAAAAGCTTTAGAAGGTGTTAATGTAGGTTTTTATATAATAGGAATGACAGAGGAAATTTTTATAAAGGATTTATTTAAAGAAAGATAG
- the lipA gene encoding lipoyl synthase: MKIKRKPEWMKLKIQGGGNTAEVKHLLDDLNLNTVCTHANCPNKMECYERRTATFMILGSVCTRNCKFCDVTHGKPDPVNEQEPKNLAEAVRRLNLKHAVITSVDRDDLEDGGAKQFRDVIREIRALTPGVTVEVLIPDLKGKEELMDIIYDEKPDVLNHNIEVVPELYDKIMPGSNFERSLKVLDYAKKKGLVTKTGIMVGLGETEEQMINTFKRLREIDVNMITIGQYLQPSLEHAELKEYVTPEQFKKYEDLAYEMGFLKVASGPFVRSSYHAEAIKL; this comes from the coding sequence ATGAAAATAAAAAGAAAACCGGAATGGATGAAGCTTAAAATTCAAGGAGGAGGAAATACTGCAGAAGTAAAACATCTGCTAGATGACTTGAATTTAAATACAGTTTGCACCCATGCAAATTGTCCAAATAAAATGGAATGTTATGAAAGAAGAACAGCTACATTTATGATTTTAGGAAGTGTGTGTACAAGAAATTGTAAATTCTGCGATGTTACCCATGGAAAGCCAGACCCTGTAAATGAGCAGGAACCCAAGAATTTAGCTGAAGCTGTTAGAAGACTTAATCTTAAACATGCAGTTATAACATCTGTCGATAGAGATGATTTAGAAGACGGTGGTGCTAAACAGTTTAGAGATGTAATTAGGGAAATAAGAGCATTGACTCCGGGAGTAACAGTTGAAGTATTAATTCCGGATTTAAAGGGAAAAGAAGAATTAATGGATATAATTTATGATGAAAAACCAGATGTTTTAAATCATAATATAGAAGTAGTACCGGAATTATATGATAAAATAATGCCAGGTTCTAATTTTGAAAGAAGTTTGAAAGTCTTAGACTATGCTAAGAAAAAAGGTCTTGTAACAAAAACGGGAATTATGGTTGGACTTGGAGAAACAGAAGAACAAATGATAAATACTTTTAAAAGATTAAGGGAAATAGATGTAAATATGATAACAATAGGACAGTATTTACAACCATCATTAGAACATGCAGAATTAAAAGAATATGTAACTCCGGAACAATTTAAAAAATATGAGGACCTTGCCTATGAAATGGGATTTTTAAAAGTAGCATCAGGTCCCTTTGTAAGAAGCTCATACCATGCTGAAGCAATAAAATTATAA
- a CDS encoding DUF6572 domain-containing protein: protein MAVNEYFQVDGLGINNRNESDLILLINDTLNWVTDDEKQHLEHLQNKINAYVEYIRSKQYKHVYPDDEFNEFTIDIHMNSYPTELAIKFFDMVNGDLEKENIKVIVAIDESSQEEPTSCG, encoded by the coding sequence ATGGCAGTTAATGAATATTTTCAAGTCGATGGTTTAGGAATTAATAATAGAAATGAAAGTGATTTAATATTATTGATTAATGACACTCTTAATTGGGTTACTGACGATGAGAAACAACATTTAGAGCATTTACAAAATAAAATTAATGCTTATGTAGAATATATAAGAAGCAAACAGTACAAACATGTTTATCCAGATGATGAATTTAATGAATTTACAATAGATATTCATATGAATTCATATCCTACTGAACTTGCAATAAAGTTCTTTGATATGGTTAATGGGGATTTAGAAAAAGAAAACATTAAGGTTATTGTTGCTATTGATGAAAGTTCACAAGAAGAACCAACTTCCTGTGGCTGA
- a CDS encoding DUF6572 domain-containing protein, which yields MSITEQYLIDGFETDNKEVLTLHINDSLLWNEEIEGTHLYHLENKIKYYIEYIRGRKFDSLFKNNQYSSFIIKYIYEYELPQPALDLLEKYKDEFKENKITFKLSYSKQNFSG from the coding sequence ATGAGCATTACTGAACAATACTTAATAGACGGATTTGAAACAGACAATAAAGAAGTTCTTACATTGCATATAAACGACTCGCTTTTATGGAATGAAGAAATAGAAGGTACACATCTTTATCATTTGGAAAATAAGATTAAATACTACATTGAATATATAAGGGGAAGAAAGTTTGATTCTTTATTTAAAAATAACCAATATTCTAGTTTTATTATTAAATATATATATGAATATGAACTTCCACAACCTGCTTTAGATTTATTAGAAAAATATAAGGATGAGTTTAAAGAAAACAAAATCACATTTAAGCTATCATACTCTAAACAAAATTTTTCAGGCTGA
- a CDS encoding epoxyqueuosine reductase QueH, whose product MEKRNYQKELEKIITNIDKENPPKLLLHSCCGPCSSYVLEYLSQYFKITLFYYNPNIFPKKEYFIRLEEQKKVIKKIPSKYPIDLIEGEYIPKKYYDSIKGYEDLGEGTERCFRCYEFRMKQAAFLCKKYKMDYFTTTLSISPYKNANKINEIGEKIALEYKVKHLPSDFKKKGGYQRSIELSKIWNLYRQDYCGCIFSKNETEERIKRKKDIHM is encoded by the coding sequence ATGGAAAAAAGAAATTATCAAAAAGAGTTAGAAAAAATAATCACTAATATAGATAAAGAAAATCCACCGAAACTACTATTGCATAGCTGTTGTGGACCGTGTTCAAGTTATGTTTTAGAGTATTTAAGTCAGTATTTTAAAATTACCTTATTTTATTATAATCCAAATATTTTTCCGAAGAAGGAATATTTTATTAGACTGGAAGAGCAAAAAAAGGTAATAAAGAAAATTCCTTCTAAATATCCTATAGATTTAATTGAGGGAGAATATATTCCTAAAAAATATTATGACAGTATTAAGGGTTACGAAGATTTAGGTGAAGGAACGGAAAGATGTTTTAGATGTTATGAATTTAGAATGAAACAAGCTGCTTTTTTGTGTAAGAAATATAAGATGGATTATTTTACGACTACTTTAAGTATTAGTCCCTATAAAAATGCCAATAAAATAAATGAAATAGGAGAAAAAATTGCTTTAGAGTATAAGGTAAAACATCTGCCATCGGATTTTAAGAAAAAAGGTGGATACCAACGTTCAATAGAACTATCTAAAATTTGGAATTTATACAGACAGGATTACTGTGGTTGTATTTTTTCAAAAAATGAAACAGAAGAGAGAATAAAAAGAAAAAAAGATATACATATGTAG
- a CDS encoding SIS domain-containing protein → MFNLEKKVLEDLGAVITVEEVAQQPDLWLETLEIYNKNKEGIEKFIDKVSEGKEKVRIIFTGAGTSAYVGDIAAKHLLLKKNRNLVFESIPTTDIVSNPYLFFNKDETTVLVSFARSGNSPESIKAVDLANQLVDDIYHLAITCAKEGKLSQDLKDKDNAFVLLMPDKSNDKGFAMTGSFTCMLLSSILIFDNDLSEEEKKNNVELITKLGKNVVERDEEIQQFVDLDFNRVVYLGSGVFTPLTREAQLKILELTAGQIVTCFDSSMGFRHGPKSFVNEKTLVFDFVSTNEYTRKYDVDILNEIFENNIAVGTIAITKDNLNEDFKEFSLNENTNIEDIFLVFPYIMVAQTIAIMASLKVNNKPDTPSATGTVNRVVKGVIIHSYE, encoded by the coding sequence ATGTTTAATTTAGAAAAAAAGGTGTTAGAGGATTTAGGTGCGGTAATTACGGTAGAAGAAGTTGCTCAACAGCCGGATTTATGGCTGGAAACGTTGGAAATTTACAACAAAAACAAAGAAGGAATAGAGAAGTTCATAGATAAGGTTTCAGAAGGCAAAGAAAAAGTAAGAATAATATTTACAGGGGCAGGAACCTCTGCTTATGTTGGAGATATAGCAGCAAAACATCTATTATTAAAAAAGAACAGAAATTTAGTTTTTGAATCAATCCCTACAACCGATATAGTTTCAAATCCATACTTATTTTTTAACAAAGACGAAACTACTGTTTTAGTTTCTTTTGCTAGAAGTGGAAATAGTCCTGAGAGTATTAAGGCAGTTGATTTAGCAAATCAATTAGTAGACGATATTTATCACTTAGCTATAACATGTGCTAAGGAAGGAAAATTATCACAGGATTTGAAGGACAAGGACAATGCTTTTGTCCTATTAATGCCAGACAAATCAAACGATAAAGGTTTTGCTATGACAGGTTCTTTTACCTGTATGCTACTTTCAAGTATATTGATTTTTGACAATGATCTTAGTGAAGAAGAAAAGAAGAATAATGTAGAACTAATAACAAAATTGGGTAAGAATGTAGTGGAAAGAGATGAGGAAATACAACAATTTGTAGATTTGGATTTCAATAGAGTTGTTTATTTAGGTTCCGGTGTATTTACACCACTAACAAGAGAAGCTCAACTAAAAATATTAGAATTAACAGCGGGACAAATTGTAACTTGTTTCGATTCATCTATGGGATTTAGACATGGACCAAAATCCTTTGTTAATGAAAAGACCTTAGTATTCGATTTTGTTTCTACTAATGAATATACAAGAAAATATGATGTAGATATATTAAACGAGATTTTTGAAAATAATATTGCTGTAGGAACTATAGCTATAACAAAAGATAATTTAAATGAAGACTTTAAAGAATTCTCTTTAAATGAAAATACTAATATTGAAGATATATTTTTGGTTTTCCCATATATAATGGTGGCTCAAACAATTGCTATTATGGCAAGTCTAAAGGTAAATAACAAACCAGATACTCCATCTGCAACTGGTACTGTTAATAGAGTGGTAAAAGGAGTAATAATCCATTCATATGAATAG
- the nagA gene encoding N-acetylglucosamine-6-phosphate deacetylase: protein MAENLYLKVKEVYLKDKIEKDKIIEIENGKIKGFVEEVPTGKRFMDYSEFIAAPGYVDTHIHGWGGYDIMDGKKESLLEISKGIVNNGVTTFLATTLTATTEELNKACEVVGKYYNECEGAKVGGIFLEGPFFTEKYKGAQNPDYMSAPNYEKLKKWYDLSNGLVRKIAIAPELEGTEEFTKKAKELGVFVALGHSDATYEEAYNAVMAGASIFVHVYNGMSPLHHRKPGMVGAALSLNDVFAELICDGHHVHPAAANVVMKARGKDEVVLITDCMMAGGMPEGEYKLGDFDVHVKDGTARLDNGSLAGSVLRLEDGVKNVVKWGIATPFEAIQMASQIPAKSVGIDDRAGIIDKGRDADINILDDNMEIIATYINGELKSAK from the coding sequence ATGGCAGAAAATTTATATTTGAAGGTAAAAGAAGTTTATTTAAAAGATAAAATTGAAAAAGATAAAATAATTGAAATTGAAAATGGAAAAATAAAAGGATTTGTAGAAGAAGTTCCTACAGGTAAAAGATTTATGGACTATTCAGAATTTATAGCAGCACCAGGATATGTCGATACTCATATTCATGGCTGGGGTGGTTATGACATTATGGATGGAAAAAAAGAAAGTCTTTTAGAAATATCAAAGGGTATAGTAAATAACGGAGTTACAACTTTTTTAGCAACAACATTAACAGCAACAACGGAAGAATTAAATAAGGCATGTGAAGTAGTTGGAAAATACTATAATGAATGTGAAGGTGCTAAAGTAGGAGGAATTTTTCTAGAAGGTCCATTTTTTACTGAAAAATATAAAGGAGCCCAAAATCCGGACTATATGTCTGCGCCAAATTATGAAAAATTAAAAAAATGGTACGATCTTTCAAACGGCTTAGTTAGAAAAATTGCTATTGCACCGGAATTAGAAGGTACTGAAGAATTTACAAAGAAGGCAAAAGAACTAGGTGTATTCGTTGCTTTAGGTCATAGTGATGCAACTTATGAGGAAGCATATAATGCAGTTATGGCAGGAGCTAGTATTTTTGTCCATGTTTATAACGGCATGAGCCCACTACACCATAGAAAACCTGGAATGGTAGGAGCAGCCCTATCATTAAATGATGTTTTTGCTGAATTAATATGTGATGGTCATCATGTACATCCAGCAGCAGCAAATGTGGTTATGAAAGCTAGGGGAAAAGATGAAGTAGTTTTAATAACAGATTGTATGATGGCAGGCGGAATGCCGGAAGGTGAATATAAACTTGGAGATTTTGATGTTCACGTTAAAGATGGCACAGCAAGACTTGATAATGGTTCTTTAGCAGGATCCGTATTAAGACTTGAAGATGGTGTCAAAAATGTTGTTAAGTGGGGAATTGCTACACCATTTGAAGCTATACAAATGGCTAGTCAAATTCCGGCAAAATCAGTTGGCATAGACGATAGAGCAGGAATAATCGATAAGGGTAGAGATGCAGATATAAATATTTTAGATGATAACATGGAAATAATTGCAACATATATAAATGGGGAGTTGAAATCTGCTAAATGA
- the pfkB gene encoding 1-phosphofructokinase: MIVTVTLNPSIDISYRLEEFLIDDVNRTDKVSKTPGGKGLNVTRVLKQLNANVLATGFIGGRTGEFLEDGLKDLSIDTSFLKVKGNTRNCIAVLHEGKQTEILESGEEISKEEQEEFLSLFEKIIKKASVVTISGSVPPGIASDYYEELLKIAGRNNIKVILDTSGNSLKNIVLNSEIKPYCIKPNETEIKQIEGKEINTKKELIEYLNSNIFDEIELVVVTMGGEGALVKYKNEFYNAEIPKIKVVNPVGSGDSTVAGIAYGLENNLSIEELIKYAMTCGILNTMEEKTGFINVNEVENIKNQVKVIKL; this comes from the coding sequence ATGATAGTTACGGTAACTTTAAATCCTTCAATTGATATTTCATACAGACTTGAAGAATTTTTAATTGATGATGTAAACAGAACTGATAAAGTTAGTAAAACACCTGGTGGAAAGGGCCTAAATGTTACTAGGGTGTTAAAACAATTAAATGCAAATGTGTTGGCTACAGGATTTATAGGTGGAAGAACCGGAGAATTTTTAGAAGATGGATTAAAGGATTTAAGTATTGATACAAGTTTTTTAAAAGTTAAAGGTAATACAAGAAATTGCATCGCTGTATTACATGAAGGCAAGCAGACTGAAATTTTAGAATCCGGAGAAGAAATATCCAAGGAAGAACAAGAGGAGTTTTTGAGCCTATTTGAGAAAATAATTAAAAAAGCCTCTGTTGTAACAATTTCAGGTTCAGTTCCTCCAGGTATAGCAAGTGATTACTATGAAGAACTTTTAAAAATAGCTGGTCGTAATAATATTAAAGTGATTTTGGACACATCTGGCAATAGTTTAAAAAACATAGTATTAAACAGTGAAATTAAACCTTATTGTATAAAACCAAATGAAACTGAAATAAAGCAAATTGAAGGTAAGGAAATCAATACAAAGAAGGAGTTAATAGAGTATTTAAATTCCAATATATTTGATGAAATTGAGCTAGTTGTTGTAACAATGGGAGGGGAAGGAGCATTAGTAAAATATAAAAATGAGTTTTATAATGCGGAAATTCCAAAAATAAAAGTTGTAAACCCTGTAGGTTCAGGAGATTCAACAGTTGCAGGAATAGCTTATGGTCTTGAAAATAACCTTAGTATAGAAGAACTAATTAAATATGCTATGACTTGTGGGATTTTAAATACAATGGAAGAAAAAACCGGTTTTATTAATGTTAATGAAGTAGAAAATATTAAAAATCAAGTAAAAGTTATAAAATTATAG